AGCGAGATGCAGCTGGGGAGTACTTCCCGGCTCTTTTCCTAGCTGATGGTGACATCGCTGCTGTTCTTCCGATCCAGGGCTCAGAACGAGGCGACGGAATGAGTTGGATCCGTATTCGTCCATGACCTATCGCACTTTTTCCGGAGAGTGCGATACCAATAAAGTGTCCCGGATGCCCTTGTTAGTGCGTCCCTAAAAGTGGACATGACGCTTGCTGCCGAGTAGCCTAAATGATTATCATATACAACATAACTCTTTGGCACGGAACATGAATCATATAACTGTGTTCCAAGGCATTACTCTTTAGGTCAAAGGACAGAGATGAAACCGTTAGTCGCATTGATGACCATCAGTCTTGCTGGGTGCGTTTCAGTTAACAGTTCGGTACTCATGGATCGGTCGGCTTATCCTGTGCCGATGAGTTCCGTTGAGGTTCTGATTGAGTCGGATACCGTGTCTGAGGATTGCCAGCGGGTGGCGATGCTCCATGCTGAGGGTCCGGAAATCTGGACGAGTGAAGTAGACATGTGGGATAGTTTGCGCGAAGAGACGGGCGAGCTCGGAGGCAATACGGTGCAAGTTTTGTTCATGGGAGGCCCGGACTGGTCTGAGCGGTTACTAACTGAGAACCCAGATCGTGATGCTACCGCGATCGCGCTATGGTGTCCTAGCAGTAACGGTTGACCTAGCTGCCGTTGACTATGCGCAGGACCTTTTCGTCAGTGCTGGCTTTGTTTCTGAGTTCGACTGGGTGCGGAGAAGATCTGTTGCCTATCCGTCGACCTACAAAACTACCTGAAGTTTTCCAAGACCTTTTTCATCCGAGCACTTATATTCAGCCTAACACGCTCATAGCGTATAGCTATACGTCAACACAGTACGTACCTTTGTCTGAAAATCGCATGAAACATAGTTGTAGACTCAGGAGTTTTATGTGAAAACCCCTGAAAAAGGAGAGTAGTGATGGATGCTGCTGCACAGATTCGAGCCCTAATTGCCCCATGGGTGGGCGCTTGTCTAGCCCGCGACTGGGACGCTCTTTTCGACATCTGCACCGAAGACGTATTTTTTGATCCGCCAGGAGCTCCAAGAGTCAGTGGTCCCGATCTGAGAACTTTTCTGGATGGCTTTCCAGTCATGAGTGAGTTCAATTTCGATTTTGATAACATCCAAATAGATGGAAACATTGCCATCGGACACGGAAACGGAGCCATGACTGTAGACATGGACGGAGAAGATACAGCAATCTCATTTAAATTTGCTGACCATTTCCGCCGAGGCGAGGACGGCACATGGCGTTATTCCAGCGTAATTTGGAACGATAACGAATAACAAGAAAACGCGACTGGTTCGTCTTACGTTGTTCTAACTGATTTGCACCCACTGTAATGCGGAGAGTTACCTCATTTTCAGTAGGTGGAATCTCCTACGGGTCCATCCCGACGGGCGTCGTGAAAGGGAGATCTACGTCTGGCCGAGGCCATACCCCACAACGAGGCGCGTCAGGCCGGCGACAGTGCGCACCCGCAGCTTCGCCATAACACGCTCTCGGTGGGTTTCCACCGTGCGCGGACTGATCCCGAGCTCTTTGCCGATCTCACGGTTGGTATTCCCATCCGCGATCCGGACCAGAACCTCAACTTCTCTGCCCGTCAGGCTCCCGATGCGAGTCCGTTTCTGCTCGCGCTCGAGTTCCTCGCGAAGCCCCACACTGAGCTGGTAGGTGACACGCTCGGCAAAGAACTCCTTGCCACTCCCTACGGCCTGAATCGCGTCGCGGAGTTCAGAAGGTGCCACGTCCTTGAGCACATACCCGTCTGCCCCGGCGCGCACCGCCTGCAGCACGTATTCGGGGTCGTCGTGCATAGAGAGAATGAGGATGCCCAGGTCGCTGCCAGAGTCGCGCAATTCCTTCGCAACTTCGAGCCCAGTCTTCGCGGGCATGGTCACGTCGAGGACGGCCACGTCCGGCTTAAACTTCGCGATCAATCGCAGAGCCTCTGCTCCATCACCGGCCTCGGCCACGACTTCGAGCCCAGGGACCTCCTCGAGGACGATTCGGATTCCCTGACGCACCACTGTGTGGTCGTCCGCAATAACAACTCTCAATCCTTCACTCACGGCTCATCCTCAGTTTGAACTTTCGGGACGCCGACTCGAAGTACGACACCTCCATCCTCATGGTTGCCGACTTGGAAGTCACCCCGCACTCCGACGGTCCGTTCCCTCAAGCCAGCCAGTCCGCCCCGACTGCTTAGCTTCCCGAGCGCGTCCTCCGGGATTCCCGTTCCGTTGTCGTGAACAGACAGACGAACCTGCTCGTCCTCGACGACAAGTGAAACCTCGACGCGTGAACACTGAGCGTGGCGCACGGCGTTCGAAAGCGCTTCCTGGAGGGCACGGTAGAGAACCAACTCGGCATCCGGATGCAACGCAGGGACCGTCGCGGGTGCTGAAACGTCCACAACAAACGCATCGTCGCTCTGGAAGTCCCTCACCAGGGCACAAAGGGACGGGATCAGTCCCAAGTCGTCCAGGGCTATGGGACGGAGGTTTCGCGTCACGCTTCGGATACTCTTGATCCCTTCGGCGGCCAACTTCTTCGCCCGGTCGAGTCCCTGCGCCATACTCGTGTCCGCTCGCTCCTCGAGGAGCCCTAGTTGGAGATTCAGAGCGGCAAGGACCTGAGCGGTCTCATCGTGCAACTCGCGCCACAGCCGGTTCCGCTCCTCTTCGTGCTGATGGATCATACGTGCCTGCAATCGCTCTAGCTCTTCGGTACGAGACTCCAAGCTCCGGTGGAGATCTTCATTCTCGAGCGCCGCTCCCACCTGCTGTCCAAACGCCAAGAGAAAGCGGTTGTCAAGCACCGTGAACGGATCACGAGCCTGACCTACGACTACGAGCGCCCCGACGACGTCATCGTCTCGGATGACGGGTAAGGCAGCCGTGTACGCATGACTCCACCCGATCCGTCCGCTTTCATCGGGCTTTCGCTCGAGCGCTGGGAGACCCGTTGACTGGACCCACTCGGAGCTCTCGAGCGCCGGACCAGGCGCTCCTTCGTACGGCCAGAGTGCCGCCACCCCAGCGCCATGCACGAACGCTCCCCCGGAGGGAGTCGCGAGGTACAGAGCCGAGCCATGTACGCCCCTTAAGGAAAGCGCCCGCCTGAGCATGGCTTCGGCCATCGGTTCGTCGTCCACACCCCGCCCTTGGAGTTCTCCGGACAAGGACGTCAGGGTACGTAACCCCTGGTCCAGGTCTTCAAGGACCAAGAAGAGAATTCCCAACCCCATTCCCATCTCGAAGAAGATGTCGAGGTAGTACCCCCACGGATTCCACGCGCCCTGGGCACGTAGGAACGGGTAGTCCAGATGGTGGATGGCCCACAACACGAGTACCGCTACGAGAAAGCGCGCCGCCGGAGAACCGACGAGCCGGTCGTAGCGTAAAAACGCCCACGCCGTCCAGCCGGTGGTCAGGCTGAGAAACACCACCATTGGCCCGGCGGCCCAGAAGAACGACTCCAGCATGTAGATGGCCACATACGACCACACCAGCGGAACTGCCACCGCCAGCCAATACCAAGTCCGCCAAGCCGTCCGCTGCGAAAAAACGAGCGCGGCCCAGAGGAGCGCGATCGCCGTCCACCCTGTGACGACTTGATGCCAGAAGAGCCACCACGACACACCGGTCTGGACCAACATGACGATCGACCCGATGCGTGTGGCGTACAGAAGCCAAGCTGCCGCCCACAACGCGAAATAGGGCTTCCTATACTGCGCATGCAAAATCGCGCACAGAAGTGCCAGGCCGAGCGTCACGAACAACTGTAAGAATGCCGCTGGCAGTTCGGCCCGGGCGGCCTCGGAAATCATCAGATCCATGGCGACAATATAGCCCCTGGGAAGCCGCGACGTCCCGTGTATCTTTCTATGAACAGGTACTGAATAAAGGGCACCACACCCATGATAGTTGCCGCAGAATCATGAGCCGAGCCTTCGGACCCCGCAGGGCTGATTGGGTGGAAGTCGATTCCACGGACGATGGCATCGCATCGAGCGAATCCCTCGCGATCATGACTCGCTTCGACATGATCTATCGATCGATCGTGGCGACGCAGTTCAATTTCCATCAGTCCGGCCACCCCGGTGGCTCCGTCTCGGTGGGGCACGTCCTCACGGCTCTGTTGTTCGGTACCATGGACTACGACGTGGGGGATCCAAACCGACACGACGCGGACATAATCTCCTTTGCGGCGGGGCACAAAGCGACGGGCCTGTACGGCATGTGGGCACTTCGCGACGAAGTGGCGCGCCTGGGCAACCGTGACCTCCTCCCCACCGAAGACCATCTGCGCTTGCGGCTCGAAGACCTCCTCGGCTTCCGCAAAAACCCCACGCATGGGGCACCGTTGTTTGAGCAATTCAACGCGAAGGCGCTCGACGGACACCCGACACCCATGACCCCCTTCGTGCGGCTGGCCACGGGTCCGTCAGGCGTAGGCATGGGCAGTTCGATCGGGCTCGCCTTTGGCGCAGCTGACTACTACGGCGACAAGGCCCCGTACGTCCATATGATCGAAGGCGAAGGCGGACTCACACCGGGCCGAGTCTACGAGGTCGTCGCGTCCGCCGGTGCCTCGGGATTGTCCAACGCGATCTGCCACTTGGATTGGAACCAAGCCTCCATCGATTCAGACCAAGTGACACGGGAGGATGACGCGCCGGGCGAATACGTGCAGTGGGATCCCATGGAGTTCTTCTACCTGCATGACTGGAACGTCGTGCACGTGAAGGATGGCTTCGACATGGGTCAGGTGATGACCGGCCAGAAGCGAGCGCTCGAATTCGATAACGGCCAACCAACCGCCGTAGTGTACCGGACGGAGAAGGGATGGCAGTACGGCATCACCGGAAAGAAGTCGCACGGTGGTGGACACAAAATGGGGAGCGACGCCTGGCGAGAGACCATGACGCCTCTGTTCGGCGACGAAGCAGCGGACCTAGCCACACCCGACGATCCGTCCAGCCTGGAAGAAGTCGAAGCATGTTATTGGGACACGTTGACCCGC
This sequence is a window from Longimicrobiales bacterium. Protein-coding genes within it:
- a CDS encoding nuclear transport factor 2 family protein; the encoded protein is MDAAAQIRALIAPWVGACLARDWDALFDICTEDVFFDPPGAPRVSGPDLRTFLDGFPVMSEFNFDFDNIQIDGNIAIGHGNGAMTVDMDGEDTAISFKFADHFRRGEDGTWRYSSVIWNDNE
- a CDS encoding response regulator transcription factor; the encoded protein is MSEGLRVVIADDHTVVRQGIRIVLEEVPGLEVVAEAGDGAEALRLIAKFKPDVAVLDVTMPAKTGLEVAKELRDSGSDLGILILSMHDDPEYVLQAVRAGADGYVLKDVAPSELRDAIQAVGSGKEFFAERVTYQLSVGLREELEREQKRTRIGSLTGREVEVLVRIADGNTNREIGKELGISPRTVETHRERVMAKLRVRTVAGLTRLVVGYGLGQT
- a CDS encoding GAF domain-containing sensor histidine kinase: MDLMISEAARAELPAAFLQLFVTLGLALLCAILHAQYRKPYFALWAAAWLLYATRIGSIVMLVQTGVSWWLFWHQVVTGWTAIALLWAALVFSQRTAWRTWYWLAVAVPLVWSYVAIYMLESFFWAAGPMVVFLSLTTGWTAWAFLRYDRLVGSPAARFLVAVLVLWAIHHLDYPFLRAQGAWNPWGYYLDIFFEMGMGLGILFLVLEDLDQGLRTLTSLSGELQGRGVDDEPMAEAMLRRALSLRGVHGSALYLATPSGGAFVHGAGVAALWPYEGAPGPALESSEWVQSTGLPALERKPDESGRIGWSHAYTAALPVIRDDDVVGALVVVGQARDPFTVLDNRFLLAFGQQVGAALENEDLHRSLESRTEELERLQARMIHQHEEERNRLWRELHDETAQVLAALNLQLGLLEERADTSMAQGLDRAKKLAAEGIKSIRSVTRNLRPIALDDLGLIPSLCALVRDFQSDDAFVVDVSAPATVPALHPDAELVLYRALQEALSNAVRHAQCSRVEVSLVVEDEQVRLSVHDNGTGIPEDALGKLSSRGGLAGLRERTVGVRGDFQVGNHEDGGVVLRVGVPKVQTEDEP